A section of the Cololabis saira isolate AMF1-May2022 chromosome 16, fColSai1.1, whole genome shotgun sequence genome encodes:
- the cep170ba gene encoding centrosomal protein of 170 kDa protein B isoform X3, which yields MSVTSWFLVSSSGTRHRLPREMIFVGRDDCELMLQSRSVDKQHAVINYESNTDEHTVKDLGSLNGTFVNDLRIPEQTYISLKLSDVIRFGYDAHVYILEKSQHKVPEEALKHEKYTSQLQLGIKALEAKTKEKQQLHGSEKSRDSVSSVKHQDRTERRAQSLTAVTDSPISKPTPLYGQPSWWGEDDDPAKTKLNKSGKMSEPESPEPGKDEPSYEANGSLSESQAKSMYSYRREPSYFEIPTKEFQQRPTKKPESQVHEVPTKDTSDPIQCVPSTPTPPVVQSHASFTIEFDDYTPGKMKIKDHVTKFAFRRRQSSTDVPTTPTEVMSAENKVADWLVQSNATMLRRKSQGEDMYSISSDPSVLQNTKANHRKDGSRSDSGHQPHSGKDLEQSESLTRSQVSPQTMRASPPQRFSTMDFEEPHSPADSQSLSSHGKSEPHQAFVIEFVEDNPRKKRSQSFTNGNAPPEPPGPWAQQEKAMKSSSPTVERQVPSASSNTPPTQRYTIPLKGPASSGFQRSGSLRKEKTEDRISTNFSSRSSSSASVRPFSSVGRRSKITQEFNAELLRQQKTPSGLEKNTSPPPKAAQKDTVVYSQSEHSPISPPQSDGHHQPQTSSPAHQPLEAPVTPQTPQSVDVKSPRNEEEDSLSDAGTYTIEADVQDKELEEARSKIDQVFGVLDNPERTYLSEAETSSAISPVVVEGSEGNRQSSCGKQGHSLVQSEVPALQGAPKYMSCWASLADTYTESGSGLFDKPSQMELLGGARGTTIYKATLARRNESLDGDGSKSQRITPQEDGSNNPTPSIHVHYNPNATFDMEDSSSTAPRSQDGVYRLTVQDDVEPDSLSDASKSDDASIIEQISRRPSNAEEEQNEDKPRLTVKSTSFYIGSEEESKPQHGSLRPNTPKLERKRVNRTFSTTTLTKQKGVQHSGKVKPTASAPVLALKTQSSEGSEAAVPLIRQESFTKDKPSNAKLPHISSQPNLRDSGLSQGGSSQDTHSYLKQTEDVLAVLEAKLQEGQSETTPSPVMDSLSGDSDVDTSSTVSQNSNKTKPNMLMKNTNYSGIQRERSSASMASQDPNQQPEKKAEPVKRHAGLRRSVGRCGSTDLSDDPQSLPYSDQESSNYHTRRKYTMPLQKEEGKTSRTSQALSRANSLSAPRPTRASMLRRARLGEASDNEGTETDRPSQDVVGTHAKQPSEAKKLSRLDMLAMPRKRAGSFNTPSDSEASSTPQWTGKSTGFSNRSTELGGSSGQRISTAGTKPTDRPQKAPLGKTTVTRGRSGSAKYAGSTATSHSQDRSQPVVARHPTPRSRDSEEENHEGETFHSWSSHSAEIARLSQDLAKDLAILAREIHDVAGDGDPKTQEVELSAAASTATGHKQLAPHSSEAALNQPNVVPRREPGQSSSNHEQNSREQAQSRDEATVDSLTLKPVYQVINAISENTEQLGDKIKVLFQDKMDIWEETETKINSERDFPIVKASNKEIARILKELQRVQRQLEVINTVIEPRGTPTSSSSSSGVQSSKHPSSRDWRTVHSVSRRGGGPRPSESVRRAAVTPDDLRKGYLV from the exons ACATTTGTCAATGACCTCAGGATCCCGGAGCAAACGTACATCTCCCTCAAGTTGTCAGACGTCATTCGCTTTGGTTATG ATGCTCATGTGTATATTCTGGAGAAGAGTCAACACAAGGTCCCGGAGGAGGCTCTGAAA CATGAGAAGTACACCAGCCAGTTGCAGCTCGGCATCAAAGCCCTTGAAGCAAAGACAAAGGAAAAACAGCAGCTACACGGCTCAGAGAAGAGCAGAGACTCTGTTTCCAGTGTTAAACATCAAGACAGAACTGAGCGTAGGGCACAGTCACTCACAG CTGTCACAGATTCTCCAATATCCAAGCCCACTCCTCTGTATGGCCAACCATCGTGGTGGGGGGAGGATGATGACCCGGCCAAAACAAAGCTGAACAAAAGTGGGAAAATGTCTGAACCAGAGTCTCCAG AGCCTGGTAAAGATGAACCCAGCTATGAGGCCAATGGTTCTCTGTCAGAGAGTCAGGCCAAGTCCATGTACTCGTACCGGAGGGAACCAAGCTACTTTGAGATCCCTACAAAGGAATTCCAGCAACGACCTACCAAGAAACCTGAGTCGCAGGTTCACGAGGTTCCAACAAAGGACACCTCAGATCCCATTCAGTGTGTCCCCTCTACTCCCACACCCCCTGTGGTCCAAAGCCATGCCTCATTCACTATTGAATTTGATGACTATACACCAGgtaaaatgaaaattaaagaCCACGTGACCAAGTTTGCCTTCCGCCGGAGACAGTCTTCAACAGACGTTCCCACTACACCTACAGAGGTGATGTCAGCGGAAAATAAAGTTGCTGATTGGCTGGTCCAAAGCAATGCTACTATGTTGAGGAGGAAATCACAAGGGGAGGACATGTATAGTATCAGCAGTGACCCATCAGTTCTGCAGAATACCAAAG CAAACCACAGAAAAGACGGTTCTCGCAGTGATTCTGGGCATCAGCCACACAGTGGCAAGGATTTGGAGCAATCAGAATCATTGACTCGGTCCCAGGTTTCGCCACAAACCATGAGAGCCTCCCCACCACAACGCTTTTCCACTATGGACTTTGAAGAGCCCCATTCTCCAGCAGACTCTCAGTCTCTTTCCAGTCACGGGAAATCTGAGCCTCACCAAGCCTTTGTCATTGAATTTGTTGAGGATAACCCAAGAAAGAAGCGCTCTCAATCCTTCACTAACGGCAATGCCCCACCTGAGCCGCCAGGCCCGTGGGCTCAGCAGGAGAAAGCAATGAAGAGCTCAAGTCCTACCGTGGAGAGACAAGTCCCATCTGCATCCTCCAACACTCCCCCAACCCAACGATACACAATCCCACTGAAGGGTCCAGCTTCCTCTGGATTTCAGAGATCTGGCTCTCTACGAAAGGAAAAGACAGAAGACCGGATCAGTACCAACTTTTCCTCCCGCTCTTCATCATCTGCATCTGTAAGGCCCTTTAGCAGTGTGGGCCGGAGATCCAAAATAACTCAGGAATTTAATGCTGAATTGCTCAGACAACAGAAGACACCTTCTGGTTTAGAGAAAAACACGAGTCCCCCCCCAAAAGCAGCCCAAAAAGACACAGTGGTGTATTCCCAATCTGAACATAGTCCTATTAGCCCTCCTCAATCTGATGGTCATCACCAGCCTCAGACTTCCTCTCCTGCCCATCAGCCTCTAGAGGCTCCTGTCACGCCTCAGACACCTCAGAGTGTGGACGTCAAGAGCCCcagaaatgaagaggaggaCAGTCTGAGTGACGCAGGAACTTACACTATTGAAGCTGATGTTCAAGATAAGGAGCTGGAAGAAGCACGGAGCAAAATTGACCAG GTCTTTGGTGTTCTTGACAACCCAGAACGAACGTACCTGAGTGAAGCAGAAACATCATCAGCAATTAGTCCTGTTGTTGTTGAGGGCAGTGAGGGGAATAGACAGAGTAGCTGTGGGAAACAGGGCCATAGTCTG GTTCAGTCAGAAGTTCCAGCGTTACAAGGGGCTCCCAAGTATATGTCTTGTTGGGCCAGCCTGGCCGACACCTACACAGAGTCTGGCTCTGGGCTCTTTGATAAACCTTCCCAGATGGAGCTGTTAGGCGGGG CACGAGGTACCACGATCTATAAGGCCACACTCGCCAGACGCAACGAGAGCTTAGATGGTGACGGTTCAAAGTCTCAACGCATCACGCCGCAGGAAGACGGGAGCAACAATCCAACGCCCAGTATTCATGTTCATTATAACCCCAATGCAACATTTGATATGGAAGACAGTAGCTCTACAGCACCCAGGTCTCAAGACGGTGTTTACAGATTGACGGTGCAGGATGATGTCGAGCCTGACAGTCTGAGTGACGCCAGCAAATCTGATGATGCATCCATCATAGAGCAAATCAGTAGACGGCCGTCAAATGCAGAGGAGGAGCAGAACGAAGACAAGCCCAGACTCACTGTCAAGTCTACGTCTTTCTATATTGGCTCAGAGGAGGAATCGAAACCACAACATGGAAGTTTAAGACCCAACACACCTAAACTTGAGAGAAAACGTGTCAATAGAACTTTCTCAACAACCACTCTTACTAAACAAAAAGGTGTTCAACACTCTGGAAAAGTGAAGCCCACTGCCTCGGCCCCTGTACTGGCCCTCAAGACCCAGAGTTCAGAGGGTAGCGAGGCTGCTGTGCCCTTAATCAGACAGGAGAGCTTCACCAAGGACAAGCCTAGTAATGCAAAACTCCCGCACATTTCAAGTCAGCCTAATCTGAGAGACTCTGGATTATCCCAGGGAGGCAGCAGTCAGGACACGCACTCTTACCTCAAGCAGACAGAGGATGTTCTGGCTGTTCTTGAGGCCAAACTTCAAGAAGGACAATCAGAAACCACTCCCTCTCCTGTTATGGACTCTCTTTCTGGAGACTCTGATGTGGACACCTCCAGCACAGTCAGCCAGAACAGCAATAAGACAAAGCCCAACATGCTGAtgaaaaacacaaattacaGTGGCATCCAAAGAGAGAGGTCTTCAGCTAGTATGGCTAGTCAGGACCCGAATCAGCAACCTGAAAAAAAGGCTGAGCCCGTCAAGAGACATGCTGGACTGAGACGTAGTGTGGGACGGTGTGGTTCCACAGACCTCAGCGATGACCCTCAGAGCTTACCGTACTCTGATCAGGAGTCCAGTAACTACCATACACGCAGAAAGTACACAATGCCACTTCAGAAGGAAGAAGGCAAGACCTCAAGAACATCTCAGGCCTTAAGTCGGGCCAACAGTTTGTCAGCCCCGAGACCCACCAGGGCCTCCATGCTTCGCCGGGCTCGCCTGGGAGAGGCCTCGGACAATGAAGGGACGGAGACCGACAGACCGTCCCAGGATGTAGTCGGTACCCATGCGAAGCAGCCCAGTGAAGCCAAGAAACTCTCCAGACTCGACATGCTGGCCATGCCTCGCAAGCGGGCCGGCTCCTTCAACACACCCAGCGACAGTGAGGCCTCTTCCACCCCTCAGTGGACGGGAAAGAGCACAGGATTCTCCAACCGCAGCACTGAATTGGGCGGGAGCTCTGGTCAAAGGATTTCTACTGCAGGAACGAAGCCTACAGACCGGCCGCAGAAGGCACCTCTCGGCAAAACCACGGTTACCCGCGGACGCTCGGGTAGCGCCAAATATGCCGGTAGCACAGCAA CTTCTCATAGTCAGGATCGGTCCCAGCCCGTGGTCGCCCGGCATCCAACGCCCCGGAGCAGGGATTCTGAAGAGGAGAATCATGAGGGAGAGACCTTCCACAGCTGGTCCTCCCACAGTGCTGAGATTGCACG GTTGAGCCAAGATCTGGCTAAAGACTTGGCCATCTTAGCCAGAGAGATCCATGATGTTGCCGGTGACGGTGATCCGAAAACGCAGGAAGTGGAGCTGAGTGCAGCTGCTTCCACAGCAACTGGCCACAAACAG TTGGCTCCACATTCATCAGAGGCCGCATTAAACCAGCCAAACGTTGTGCCAAGAAGGGAGCCTGGGCAGAGTTCAAGCAACCATGAGCAGAACTCAAGGGAGCAAGCTCAAAGCAGAGATGAG GCCACCGTGGACAGTTTGACGCTGAAACCTGTGTACCAGGTCATAAACGCCATCAGTGAAAACACAGAGCAACTTGGTGATAAAATTAA GGTACTGTTCCAGGACAAGATGGATATCTGGGAAGAAACTGAGACCAAGATTAATTCTGAAAGAGATTTTCCAATTGTAAAAGCTTCCAACAAG GAAATTGCTCGTATTTTGAAAGAACTTCAGCGTGTCCAGAGACAACTTGAGG tCATTAACACAGTTATAGAACCCAGAGGTAcacccacctcctcctcctcctcctctggagTTCAATCTTCAAAACATCCTTCATCACGCGACTGGAGAACTGTCCACTCTGTCTCCAGACGTGGTGGCGGCCCGAGGCCCAGTGAGAGCGTCAGGAGAGCTGCTGTCACTCCCGACGATCTCAGAAAAGGCTATTTAGTCTGA
- the cep170ba gene encoding centrosomal protein of 170 kDa protein B isoform X4 translates to MSVTSWFLVSSSGTRHRLPREMIFVGRDDCELMLQSRSVDKQHAVINYESNTDEHTVKDLGSLNGTFVNDLRIPEQTYISLKLSDVIRFGYDAHVYILEKSQHKVPEEALKHEKYTSQLQLGIKALEAKTKEKQQLHGSEKSRDSVSSVKHQDRTERRAQSLTAVTDSPISKPTPLYGQPSWWGEDDDPAKTKLNKSGKMSEPESPEPGKDEPSYEANGSLSESQAKSMYSYRREPSYFEIPTKEFQQRPTKKPESQVHEVPTKDTSDPIQCVPSTPTPPVVQSHASFTIEFDDYTPGKMKIKDHVTKFAFRRRQSSTDVPTTPTEVMSAENKVADWLVQSNATMLRRKSQGEDMYSISSDPSVLQNTKANHRKDGSRSDSGHQPHSGKDLEQSESLTRSQVSPQTMRASPPQRFSTMDFEEPHSPADSQSLSSHGKSEPHQAFVIEFVEDNPRKKRSQSFTNGNAPPEPPGPWAQQEKAMKSSSPTVERQVPSASSNTPPTQRYTIPLKGPASSGFQRSGSLRKEKTEDRISTNFSSRSSSSASVRPFSSVGRRSKITQEFNAELLRQQKTPSGLEKNTSPPPKAAQKDTVVYSQSEHSPISPPQSDGHHQPQTSSPAHQPLEAPVTPQTPQSVDVKSPRNEEEDSLSDAGTYTIEADVQDKELEEARSKIDQVQSEVPALQGAPKYMSCWASLADTYTESGSGLFDKPSQMELLGGARGTTIYKATLARRNESLDGDGSKSQRITPQEDGSNNPTPSIHVHYNPNATFDMEDSSSTAPRSQDGVYRLTVQDDVEPDSLSDASKSDDASIIEQISRRPSNAEEEQNEDKPRLTVKSTSFYIGSEEESKPQHGSLRPNTPKLERKRVNRTFSTTTLTKQKGVQHSGKVKPTASAPVLALKTQSSEGSEAAVPLIRQESFTKDKPSNAKLPHISSQPNLRDSGLSQGGSSQDTHSYLKQTEDVLAVLEAKLQEGQSETTPSPVMDSLSGDSDVDTSSTVSQNSNKTKPNMLMKNTNYSGIQRERSSASMASQDPNQQPEKKAEPVKRHAGLRRSVGRCGSTDLSDDPQSLPYSDQESSNYHTRRKYTMPLQKEEGKTSRTSQALSRANSLSAPRPTRASMLRRARLGEASDNEGTETDRPSQDVVGTHAKQPSEAKKLSRLDMLAMPRKRAGSFNTPSDSEASSTPQWTGKSTGFSNRSTELGGSSGQRISTAGTKPTDRPQKAPLGKTTVTRGRSGSAKYAGSTASSRRRYKGSDYTSTSDEEYDSNRSNLKHKRSQPSSASHSQDRSQPVVARHPTPRSRDSEEENHEGETFHSWSSHSAEIARLSQDLAKDLAILAREIHDVAGDGDPKTQEVELSAAASTATGHKQLAPHSSEAALNQPNVVPRREPGQSSSNHEQNSREQAQSRDEATVDSLTLKPVYQVINAISENTEQLGDKIKVLFQDKMDIWEETETKINSERDFPIVKASNKEIARILKELQRVQRQLEVINTVIEPRGTPTSSSSSSGVQSSKHPSSRDWRTVHSVSRRGGGPRPSESVRRAAVTPDDLRKGYLV, encoded by the exons ACATTTGTCAATGACCTCAGGATCCCGGAGCAAACGTACATCTCCCTCAAGTTGTCAGACGTCATTCGCTTTGGTTATG ATGCTCATGTGTATATTCTGGAGAAGAGTCAACACAAGGTCCCGGAGGAGGCTCTGAAA CATGAGAAGTACACCAGCCAGTTGCAGCTCGGCATCAAAGCCCTTGAAGCAAAGACAAAGGAAAAACAGCAGCTACACGGCTCAGAGAAGAGCAGAGACTCTGTTTCCAGTGTTAAACATCAAGACAGAACTGAGCGTAGGGCACAGTCACTCACAG CTGTCACAGATTCTCCAATATCCAAGCCCACTCCTCTGTATGGCCAACCATCGTGGTGGGGGGAGGATGATGACCCGGCCAAAACAAAGCTGAACAAAAGTGGGAAAATGTCTGAACCAGAGTCTCCAG AGCCTGGTAAAGATGAACCCAGCTATGAGGCCAATGGTTCTCTGTCAGAGAGTCAGGCCAAGTCCATGTACTCGTACCGGAGGGAACCAAGCTACTTTGAGATCCCTACAAAGGAATTCCAGCAACGACCTACCAAGAAACCTGAGTCGCAGGTTCACGAGGTTCCAACAAAGGACACCTCAGATCCCATTCAGTGTGTCCCCTCTACTCCCACACCCCCTGTGGTCCAAAGCCATGCCTCATTCACTATTGAATTTGATGACTATACACCAGgtaaaatgaaaattaaagaCCACGTGACCAAGTTTGCCTTCCGCCGGAGACAGTCTTCAACAGACGTTCCCACTACACCTACAGAGGTGATGTCAGCGGAAAATAAAGTTGCTGATTGGCTGGTCCAAAGCAATGCTACTATGTTGAGGAGGAAATCACAAGGGGAGGACATGTATAGTATCAGCAGTGACCCATCAGTTCTGCAGAATACCAAAG CAAACCACAGAAAAGACGGTTCTCGCAGTGATTCTGGGCATCAGCCACACAGTGGCAAGGATTTGGAGCAATCAGAATCATTGACTCGGTCCCAGGTTTCGCCACAAACCATGAGAGCCTCCCCACCACAACGCTTTTCCACTATGGACTTTGAAGAGCCCCATTCTCCAGCAGACTCTCAGTCTCTTTCCAGTCACGGGAAATCTGAGCCTCACCAAGCCTTTGTCATTGAATTTGTTGAGGATAACCCAAGAAAGAAGCGCTCTCAATCCTTCACTAACGGCAATGCCCCACCTGAGCCGCCAGGCCCGTGGGCTCAGCAGGAGAAAGCAATGAAGAGCTCAAGTCCTACCGTGGAGAGACAAGTCCCATCTGCATCCTCCAACACTCCCCCAACCCAACGATACACAATCCCACTGAAGGGTCCAGCTTCCTCTGGATTTCAGAGATCTGGCTCTCTACGAAAGGAAAAGACAGAAGACCGGATCAGTACCAACTTTTCCTCCCGCTCTTCATCATCTGCATCTGTAAGGCCCTTTAGCAGTGTGGGCCGGAGATCCAAAATAACTCAGGAATTTAATGCTGAATTGCTCAGACAACAGAAGACACCTTCTGGTTTAGAGAAAAACACGAGTCCCCCCCCAAAAGCAGCCCAAAAAGACACAGTGGTGTATTCCCAATCTGAACATAGTCCTATTAGCCCTCCTCAATCTGATGGTCATCACCAGCCTCAGACTTCCTCTCCTGCCCATCAGCCTCTAGAGGCTCCTGTCACGCCTCAGACACCTCAGAGTGTGGACGTCAAGAGCCCcagaaatgaagaggaggaCAGTCTGAGTGACGCAGGAACTTACACTATTGAAGCTGATGTTCAAGATAAGGAGCTGGAAGAAGCACGGAGCAAAATTGACCAG GTTCAGTCAGAAGTTCCAGCGTTACAAGGGGCTCCCAAGTATATGTCTTGTTGGGCCAGCCTGGCCGACACCTACACAGAGTCTGGCTCTGGGCTCTTTGATAAACCTTCCCAGATGGAGCTGTTAGGCGGGG CACGAGGTACCACGATCTATAAGGCCACACTCGCCAGACGCAACGAGAGCTTAGATGGTGACGGTTCAAAGTCTCAACGCATCACGCCGCAGGAAGACGGGAGCAACAATCCAACGCCCAGTATTCATGTTCATTATAACCCCAATGCAACATTTGATATGGAAGACAGTAGCTCTACAGCACCCAGGTCTCAAGACGGTGTTTACAGATTGACGGTGCAGGATGATGTCGAGCCTGACAGTCTGAGTGACGCCAGCAAATCTGATGATGCATCCATCATAGAGCAAATCAGTAGACGGCCGTCAAATGCAGAGGAGGAGCAGAACGAAGACAAGCCCAGACTCACTGTCAAGTCTACGTCTTTCTATATTGGCTCAGAGGAGGAATCGAAACCACAACATGGAAGTTTAAGACCCAACACACCTAAACTTGAGAGAAAACGTGTCAATAGAACTTTCTCAACAACCACTCTTACTAAACAAAAAGGTGTTCAACACTCTGGAAAAGTGAAGCCCACTGCCTCGGCCCCTGTACTGGCCCTCAAGACCCAGAGTTCAGAGGGTAGCGAGGCTGCTGTGCCCTTAATCAGACAGGAGAGCTTCACCAAGGACAAGCCTAGTAATGCAAAACTCCCGCACATTTCAAGTCAGCCTAATCTGAGAGACTCTGGATTATCCCAGGGAGGCAGCAGTCAGGACACGCACTCTTACCTCAAGCAGACAGAGGATGTTCTGGCTGTTCTTGAGGCCAAACTTCAAGAAGGACAATCAGAAACCACTCCCTCTCCTGTTATGGACTCTCTTTCTGGAGACTCTGATGTGGACACCTCCAGCACAGTCAGCCAGAACAGCAATAAGACAAAGCCCAACATGCTGAtgaaaaacacaaattacaGTGGCATCCAAAGAGAGAGGTCTTCAGCTAGTATGGCTAGTCAGGACCCGAATCAGCAACCTGAAAAAAAGGCTGAGCCCGTCAAGAGACATGCTGGACTGAGACGTAGTGTGGGACGGTGTGGTTCCACAGACCTCAGCGATGACCCTCAGAGCTTACCGTACTCTGATCAGGAGTCCAGTAACTACCATACACGCAGAAAGTACACAATGCCACTTCAGAAGGAAGAAGGCAAGACCTCAAGAACATCTCAGGCCTTAAGTCGGGCCAACAGTTTGTCAGCCCCGAGACCCACCAGGGCCTCCATGCTTCGCCGGGCTCGCCTGGGAGAGGCCTCGGACAATGAAGGGACGGAGACCGACAGACCGTCCCAGGATGTAGTCGGTACCCATGCGAAGCAGCCCAGTGAAGCCAAGAAACTCTCCAGACTCGACATGCTGGCCATGCCTCGCAAGCGGGCCGGCTCCTTCAACACACCCAGCGACAGTGAGGCCTCTTCCACCCCTCAGTGGACGGGAAAGAGCACAGGATTCTCCAACCGCAGCACTGAATTGGGCGGGAGCTCTGGTCAAAGGATTTCTACTGCAGGAACGAAGCCTACAGACCGGCCGCAGAAGGCACCTCTCGGCAAAACCACGGTTACCCGCGGACGCTCGGGTAGCGCCAAATATGCCGGTAGCACAGCAA GCTCTAGGAGGCGATATAAAGGCTCTGACTATACTTCTACTTCAGATGAGGAGTATGACTCAAACCGGAGCAATCTTAAACACAAACGATCGCAACCTTCCTCAGCTTCTCATAGTCAGGATCGGTCCCAGCCCGTGGTCGCCCGGCATCCAACGCCCCGGAGCAGGGATTCTGAAGAGGAGAATCATGAGGGAGAGACCTTCCACAGCTGGTCCTCCCACAGTGCTGAGATTGCACG GTTGAGCCAAGATCTGGCTAAAGACTTGGCCATCTTAGCCAGAGAGATCCATGATGTTGCCGGTGACGGTGATCCGAAAACGCAGGAAGTGGAGCTGAGTGCAGCTGCTTCCACAGCAACTGGCCACAAACAG TTGGCTCCACATTCATCAGAGGCCGCATTAAACCAGCCAAACGTTGTGCCAAGAAGGGAGCCTGGGCAGAGTTCAAGCAACCATGAGCAGAACTCAAGGGAGCAAGCTCAAAGCAGAGATGAG GCCACCGTGGACAGTTTGACGCTGAAACCTGTGTACCAGGTCATAAACGCCATCAGTGAAAACACAGAGCAACTTGGTGATAAAATTAA GGTACTGTTCCAGGACAAGATGGATATCTGGGAAGAAACTGAGACCAAGATTAATTCTGAAAGAGATTTTCCAATTGTAAAAGCTTCCAACAAG GAAATTGCTCGTATTTTGAAAGAACTTCAGCGTGTCCAGAGACAACTTGAGG tCATTAACACAGTTATAGAACCCAGAGGTAcacccacctcctcctcctcctcctctggagTTCAATCTTCAAAACATCCTTCATCACGCGACTGGAGAACTGTCCACTCTGTCTCCAGACGTGGTGGCGGCCCGAGGCCCAGTGAGAGCGTCAGGAGAGCTGCTGTCACTCCCGACGATCTCAGAAAAGGCTATTTAGTCTGA